CGCTGCACGCGAAGGGCGAGGACGGCACGAGCCTCATCGACCAGGCAGTCGACCGGCTCCGGCAGCAGGGGCACGTGTTCGACTCCGAGGGCGCGGTCTGGGTGCGCACGACCGACTTCGGCGACGACAAGGACAGGGTGATCCGCCGGTCCAACGGCGAGTACACCTACTTCGCCGCGGATGCCGCGTACTACCTGAACAAGGGCGATCGAGGCTTCGAGAACAAGATCTACCTGCTCGGAGCCGACCACCACGGCTACGTGCACCGGCTCAAGGCCGTCGCCGGAGCGGCGGGGGACGACCCGGAGAAGAACATCCAGGTGCTCATCGGACAGCTCGTGTCTATCCGCGGTGCGCGGCTCAGCAAGCGGGCAGGCAACATCATCGAGATGGATGACCTGCAGGCGTGGATCGGCACGGACGCCCTTCGGTATGCGCTCGAGCGCTCGCCCGCCGATTCGCCGCTCGACCTCGACCCCGAGCTGCTCCAGCGCCGCACCAACGACAACCCGGTGTTCTACGTGCAGTACGCGCACGCCCGCACGCACAACGTCGCCCGCAACGCCGCCGACTCGGGTGTCGACCGGTCGGAGTTCGCTCCCGAGACGCTCACGCACGAGACCGAGGCCGCGCTCCTTGGGGCGCTGCAGGAGTTCCCGCGCATCGTCGCCTTCGCAGCGGAGGTGCGCGAGCCGCACCGTGTCGCGCGCTACCTCGAAGAGCTGGCGGGGCTCTACCACCGCTGGTACGACAACTGCCGTGTCATCCCGCAGGGCGACGACCCGATCGAGAGCGTGCACCGCACCCGGCTGTGGCTGAACGACGCCGCGGGGCAGGTGCTGCGCAACGGGCTGGAGCTGCTCGGCGTGTCGGCTCCCGAGCGCATGTGACCGAGGCGAGGCGAGCGTGCGATGAGTGATGACAACGCCACGCTCGCGTACCCCGAGCCGCAGCGGGCGCATCCGACGCTCGTGATCCCCGACGACGCCGTTGGCACACCGGCGCGTCGCCGCGGTCGCCGCCGCTG
This Microbacterium sp. XT11 DNA region includes the following protein-coding sequences:
- the argS gene encoding arginine--tRNA ligase, with translation MTPETLADALLAVLAPIAEQRRPGEALPVTASDIVLDRPRNRDHGDWASNIAMRLAKPLGANPRELAQQIAEGLTAVDGIASAEVAGPGFINIRLDPAAAGALAKTIVDAGDAYGRNDSQRGVNVNIEFVSANPTGPLHIGHTRWAALGDAIVRLLLASGANAVREYYINDAGAQMDRFAVSVLAAAKGEPTPEGGYPGEYITTLAGRVLEARPDLLGLAEDEQLVVARDLAYAFQLEEIRASLERFNVPFDVWFSERTLHAKGEDGTSLIDQAVDRLRQQGHVFDSEGAVWVRTTDFGDDKDRVIRRSNGEYTYFAADAAYYLNKGDRGFENKIYLLGADHHGYVHRLKAVAGAAGDDPEKNIQVLIGQLVSIRGARLSKRAGNIIEMDDLQAWIGTDALRYALERSPADSPLDLDPELLQRRTNDNPVFYVQYAHARTHNVARNAADSGVDRSEFAPETLTHETEAALLGALQEFPRIVAFAAEVREPHRVARYLEELAGLYHRWYDNCRVIPQGDDPIESVHRTRLWLNDAAGQVLRNGLELLGVSAPERM